A region of Chelonoidis abingdonii isolate Lonesome George chromosome 8, CheloAbing_2.0, whole genome shotgun sequence DNA encodes the following proteins:
- the LOC116834694 gene encoding syntaxin-3-like, with translation MKDRLEELRIRVNEDEDSLDIDDTLSFDNPVFKEDETNPMSKIFQEVSDLSLGLSKLEELSESIHKKQQRVLCCTTEESVYEEKKELSNIKASFTSQAKVIQPQLYGIQDTLSRDSKPWLAGYRIHQNQLSVLISKYRDIITHHYAKEMEYVEKLKEQIMRQTELAGLSLREEDINQLVESPVAPRIVGQDLEVLKAKQHLAMAQVRHQQLLDLEAQISELHSLFLHLEVLVSEQHEVINNIEYNVLHTLDYVSQSNEEVKKALKYERQSRISAALSAVLGLCACCTCLSCAAGTV, from the coding sequence ATGAAGGACAGACTGGAGGAATTGAGGATCCGAGTTAATGAAGATGAGGACTCTTTGGATATTGATGATACTCTCTCATTTGATAATCCTGTTTTCAAGGAGGATGAGACCAATCCCATGAGCAAAATATTCCAGGAAGTGTCAGATCTCTCGCTGGGCCTGAGTAAACTGGAGGAGTTATCAGAGAGCATCCACAAGAAGCAGCAGCGGGTGCTGTGCTGCACCACCGAGGAGAGCGTttatgaagaaaagaaagagttaAGTAACATTAAAGCCTCCTTCACTAGTCAGGCTAAAGTCATCCAGCCTCAGCTCTATGGGATTCAAGACACACTGTCCCGAGACAGCAAACCGTGGCTGGCAGGATACCGCATCCACCAGAACCAGCTCTCTGTCCTAATCAGCAAGTACCGAGACATCATCACTCACCATTATGCCAAGGAGATGGAGTATGTGGAGAAGTTGAAGGAGCAGATCATGAGGCAAACTGAGCTGGCAGGCTTAAGCCTACGTGAAGAGGACATTAATCAGCTAGTGGAAAGCCCTGTGGCTCCTCGGATTGTGGGCCAGGACCTGGAAGTGCTCAAGGCCAAGCAGCACTTGGCCATGGCCCAAGTACGCCACCAACAACTGCTGGACCTAGAGGCCCAGATCAGTGAGCTGCACTCGCTCTTCCTGCACTTGGAGGTGCTGGTTTCAGAGCAGCATGAGGTCATCAATAACATTGAGTACAACGTCCTGCATACTCTTGATTACGTGTCTCAGTCCAACGAGGAGGTGAAGAAAGCCCTGAAGTATGAGCGCCAGTCGCGGATCTCGGCAGCACTGTCGGCGGTGCTGGGCCTCTGTGCCTGTTGCACGTGCTTATCATGCGCAGCTGGCACAGTGTAG